In Melanotaenia boesemani isolate fMelBoe1 chromosome 16, fMelBoe1.pri, whole genome shotgun sequence, the following proteins share a genomic window:
- the cep68 gene encoding centrosomal protein of 68 kDa isoform X2 gives MEGHGCSQRWRMHFTTFKKNKRVLDPTLEDKRRETTKSRGDEELQKHVTMASSSRYLTDKHYVMRRPLFSEEQHESILKMTARPSEEENQLNVSIREQSNTMNPSDALIPESFSLSHSPISPPRPPSSSFSVAGQQAQLCCRETTVESTLHRSRLAQQSLSSSILKVQRLNPPLRPALTSTVLYPTYTPRSGSSRLGCTRLRLSAVGDTKLNSPGLGLKGGSGSHQANFWACAIPKALPPSPDRRSASWNPNQEYQALLDYTYPLRPGHVDREWDSSKLQGDALLQTDSNLQDSGIGLDQSNPDCLSGLDFSGCGPMQTRGGRRAGYRSPDFQGFSTSSDSPPSGTPLCHTGPVRFSLDSLDCSRDGGETSPHRRDGDPFQLRAESPSTSRCLIPSTSRSFIRSTSILPRSRCVCGENDEEFWPLPEQLEELQQLSRQVREVTAKLSPPVRASTDSFDRCTMSILSSISLAGKQEEDEEPTKDKEDAHEGNQRRAAHTANRVDSETLRSCCGTRTEPSRGGLTQSSALEVEALVEQLCSSILSDSQGGQEKSSTLMHHVQSFCSHLELLIQQLYAVSKRMDQLAAPAVDEDPVAASPDDYQRVLSHQQPLTSCVLQAGRHLLGCINTTSPFLRDTLLLIERQSGALQTHTDHPDTANTVQSS, from the exons ATGGAGGGTCATGGATGCAGTCAGAGATGGAGGATGCATTTTACAACCTTCAAAAAGAACAAGAGAGTTTTAGATCCCACTCTAGAAGACAAGAGGAGAGAGACAACCAAGAGTAGAGGAGATGAGGAGCTACAGAAACATGTGACTATGGCATCATCCTCCAGATACCTGACAGACAAACACTATGTGATGAGAAGGCCTCTGTTCTCTGAGGAACAACATGAATCTATCTTAAAGATGACAGCGAGGCCTTCAGAGGAG GAAAACCAGCTGAATGTAAGCATCAGAGAGCAATCCAACACGATGAACCCAAGTGATGCTCTGATTCCAGAGAGCTTCAGTCTGTCTCACAGCCCGATATCTCCTCCTCGCCCACCATCATCGTCTTTCAGTGTCGCAGGGCAGCAGGCCCAGCTATGCTGTAGAGAAACCACTGTAGAGTCGACTCTCCACCGCAGCAGATTGGCCCAGCAGAGCCTCTCCAGTTCAATTCTGAAAGTCCAGAGACTAAATCCTCCTCTGAGGCCAGCACTGACCTCCACAGTGCTGTATCCCACTTACACTCCTCGTTCAGGGAGCTCCAGGCTAGGCTGTACTCGGCTCAGACTGAGTGCTGTAGGAGACACCAAGCTGAATTCTCCTGGATTAGGCTTAAAGGGAGGTTCTGGATCCCACCAAGCCAACTTCTGGGCCTGTGCCATTCCCAAAGCTCTGCCTCCATCTCCAGACAGGCGCTCTGCAAGCTGGAATCCAAACCAAGAGTACCAGGCCCTGCTGGACTACACCTACCCTCTGAGACCTGGACATGTGGACAGAGAGTGGGACAGCTCCAAGCTGCAGGGAGACGCTCTTCTCCAGACAGACTCCAACCTGCAGGATTCAGGGATTGGACTGGACCAGTCTAACCCTGACTGCCTGTCAGGGTTAGACTTCTCTGGATGTGGGCCAATGCAGActagaggaggaaggagggcaGGTTACAGGTCACCTGACTTCCAGGGTTTCTCTACATCCTCAGACAGTCCGCCCTCCGGTACCCCACTCTGTCACACTGGTCCGGTGAGGTTTTCTTTGGACAGTTTGGACTGCAGCAGGGATGGAGGTGAGACAAGTCCTCACAGGAGGGATGGTGACCCATTTCAGCTTCGAGCAGAGTCCCCGTCCACTTCCAGGTGTCTTATACCGTCCACTTCCAGGTCCTTCATCCGCTCCACCAGCATCCTGCCGCGCTCCAGGTGTGTTTGTGGGGAGAATGATGAAGAATTCTGGCCTCTTCCGGAGCAACTGgaagagctgcagcagctgtccAGACAG GTGAGGGAGGTTACGGCCAAGCTGAGTCCACCTGTGAGGGCCAGCACTGACTCCTTTGACAGGTGTACAATGTCCATCCTGTCCTCTATCAGCTTGGCTGGGAAacaggaagaggatgaagaacCAACGAAGGACAAAGAAGACGCACATGAAGGGAATCAAAGGAGAGCTGCTCACACAG CCAATCGCGTGGACTCAGAGACGTTGAGGAGCTGTTGTGGTACCAGGACAGAACCTAGTAGAGGAGGCCTGACTCAGTCCAGTGCTCTGGAGGTGGAGGCTTTGGTGGAGCAACTATGTAGTTCTATCCTGTCTGACAGCCAGGGGGGTCAGGAGAAGAGCTCGACTCTGATGCACCACGTCCAG AGCTTCTGTTCCCACCTAGAGCTGCTCATCCAGCAGCTATATGCAGTGTCCAAGAGGATGGATCAGCTGGCTGCACCAGCTGTGGATGAAGACCCTGTGGCTGCTTCTCCGGATGACTATCAG AGAGTCTTGAGCCACCAGCAGCCCCTGACTTCCTGCGTCCTGCAGGCTGGACGTCATCTCCTCGGCTGCATCAACACCACCTCTCCAT ttttaagaGACACCCTTCTGCTGATTGAGaggcagtctggagccctgcagaCCCACACCGACCACCCCGACACAGCCAACACGGTCCAGTCCAGCTGA
- the cep68 gene encoding centrosomal protein of 68 kDa isoform X1 — MEGHGCSQRWRMHFTTFKKNKRVLDPTLEDKRRETTKSRGDEELQKHVTMASSSRYLTDKHYVMRRPLFSEEQHESILKMTARPSEEENQLNVSIREQSNTMNPSDALIPESFSLSHSPISPPRPPSSSFSVAGQQAQLCCRETTVESTLHRSRLAQQSLSSSILKVQRLNPPLRPALTSTVLYPTYTPRSGSSRLGCTRLRLSAVGDTKLNSPGLGLKGGSGSHQANFWACAIPKALPPSPDRRSASWNPNQEYQALLDYTYPLRPGHVDREWDSSKLQGDALLQTDSNLQDSGIGLDQSNPDCLSGLDFSGCGPMQTRGGRRAGYRSPDFQGFSTSSDSPPSGTPLCHTGPVRFSLDSLDCSRDGGETSPHRRDGDPFQLRAESPSTSRCLIPSTSRSFIRSTSILPRSRCVCGENDEEFWPLPEQLEELQQLSRQVREVTAKLSPPVRASTDSFDRCTMSILSSISLAGKQEEDEEPTKDKEDAHEGNQRRAAHTAANRVDSETLRSCCGTRTEPSRGGLTQSSALEVEALVEQLCSSILSDSQGGQEKSSTLMHHVQSFCSHLELLIQQLYAVSKRMDQLAAPAVDEDPVAASPDDYQRVLSHQQPLTSCVLQAGRHLLGCINTTSPFLRDTLLLIERQSGALQTHTDHPDTANTVQSS, encoded by the exons ATGGAGGGTCATGGATGCAGTCAGAGATGGAGGATGCATTTTACAACCTTCAAAAAGAACAAGAGAGTTTTAGATCCCACTCTAGAAGACAAGAGGAGAGAGACAACCAAGAGTAGAGGAGATGAGGAGCTACAGAAACATGTGACTATGGCATCATCCTCCAGATACCTGACAGACAAACACTATGTGATGAGAAGGCCTCTGTTCTCTGAGGAACAACATGAATCTATCTTAAAGATGACAGCGAGGCCTTCAGAGGAG GAAAACCAGCTGAATGTAAGCATCAGAGAGCAATCCAACACGATGAACCCAAGTGATGCTCTGATTCCAGAGAGCTTCAGTCTGTCTCACAGCCCGATATCTCCTCCTCGCCCACCATCATCGTCTTTCAGTGTCGCAGGGCAGCAGGCCCAGCTATGCTGTAGAGAAACCACTGTAGAGTCGACTCTCCACCGCAGCAGATTGGCCCAGCAGAGCCTCTCCAGTTCAATTCTGAAAGTCCAGAGACTAAATCCTCCTCTGAGGCCAGCACTGACCTCCACAGTGCTGTATCCCACTTACACTCCTCGTTCAGGGAGCTCCAGGCTAGGCTGTACTCGGCTCAGACTGAGTGCTGTAGGAGACACCAAGCTGAATTCTCCTGGATTAGGCTTAAAGGGAGGTTCTGGATCCCACCAAGCCAACTTCTGGGCCTGTGCCATTCCCAAAGCTCTGCCTCCATCTCCAGACAGGCGCTCTGCAAGCTGGAATCCAAACCAAGAGTACCAGGCCCTGCTGGACTACACCTACCCTCTGAGACCTGGACATGTGGACAGAGAGTGGGACAGCTCCAAGCTGCAGGGAGACGCTCTTCTCCAGACAGACTCCAACCTGCAGGATTCAGGGATTGGACTGGACCAGTCTAACCCTGACTGCCTGTCAGGGTTAGACTTCTCTGGATGTGGGCCAATGCAGActagaggaggaaggagggcaGGTTACAGGTCACCTGACTTCCAGGGTTTCTCTACATCCTCAGACAGTCCGCCCTCCGGTACCCCACTCTGTCACACTGGTCCGGTGAGGTTTTCTTTGGACAGTTTGGACTGCAGCAGGGATGGAGGTGAGACAAGTCCTCACAGGAGGGATGGTGACCCATTTCAGCTTCGAGCAGAGTCCCCGTCCACTTCCAGGTGTCTTATACCGTCCACTTCCAGGTCCTTCATCCGCTCCACCAGCATCCTGCCGCGCTCCAGGTGTGTTTGTGGGGAGAATGATGAAGAATTCTGGCCTCTTCCGGAGCAACTGgaagagctgcagcagctgtccAGACAG GTGAGGGAGGTTACGGCCAAGCTGAGTCCACCTGTGAGGGCCAGCACTGACTCCTTTGACAGGTGTACAATGTCCATCCTGTCCTCTATCAGCTTGGCTGGGAAacaggaagaggatgaagaacCAACGAAGGACAAAGAAGACGCACATGAAGGGAATCAAAGGAGAGCTGCTCACACAG CAGCCAATCGCGTGGACTCAGAGACGTTGAGGAGCTGTTGTGGTACCAGGACAGAACCTAGTAGAGGAGGCCTGACTCAGTCCAGTGCTCTGGAGGTGGAGGCTTTGGTGGAGCAACTATGTAGTTCTATCCTGTCTGACAGCCAGGGGGGTCAGGAGAAGAGCTCGACTCTGATGCACCACGTCCAG AGCTTCTGTTCCCACCTAGAGCTGCTCATCCAGCAGCTATATGCAGTGTCCAAGAGGATGGATCAGCTGGCTGCACCAGCTGTGGATGAAGACCCTGTGGCTGCTTCTCCGGATGACTATCAG AGAGTCTTGAGCCACCAGCAGCCCCTGACTTCCTGCGTCCTGCAGGCTGGACGTCATCTCCTCGGCTGCATCAACACCACCTCTCCAT ttttaagaGACACCCTTCTGCTGATTGAGaggcagtctggagccctgcagaCCCACACCGACCACCCCGACACAGCCAACACGGTCCAGTCCAGCTGA
- the cep68 gene encoding centrosomal protein of 68 kDa isoform X3 has protein sequence MNPSDALIPESFSLSHSPISPPRPPSSSFSVAGQQAQLCCRETTVESTLHRSRLAQQSLSSSILKVQRLNPPLRPALTSTVLYPTYTPRSGSSRLGCTRLRLSAVGDTKLNSPGLGLKGGSGSHQANFWACAIPKALPPSPDRRSASWNPNQEYQALLDYTYPLRPGHVDREWDSSKLQGDALLQTDSNLQDSGIGLDQSNPDCLSGLDFSGCGPMQTRGGRRAGYRSPDFQGFSTSSDSPPSGTPLCHTGPVRFSLDSLDCSRDGGETSPHRRDGDPFQLRAESPSTSRCLIPSTSRSFIRSTSILPRSRCVCGENDEEFWPLPEQLEELQQLSRQVREVTAKLSPPVRASTDSFDRCTMSILSSISLAGKQEEDEEPTKDKEDAHEGNQRRAAHTAANRVDSETLRSCCGTRTEPSRGGLTQSSALEVEALVEQLCSSILSDSQGGQEKSSTLMHHVQSFCSHLELLIQQLYAVSKRMDQLAAPAVDEDPVAASPDDYQRVLSHQQPLTSCVLQAGRHLLGCINTTSPFLRDTLLLIERQSGALQTHTDHPDTANTVQSS, from the exons ATGAACCCAAGTGATGCTCTGATTCCAGAGAGCTTCAGTCTGTCTCACAGCCCGATATCTCCTCCTCGCCCACCATCATCGTCTTTCAGTGTCGCAGGGCAGCAGGCCCAGCTATGCTGTAGAGAAACCACTGTAGAGTCGACTCTCCACCGCAGCAGATTGGCCCAGCAGAGCCTCTCCAGTTCAATTCTGAAAGTCCAGAGACTAAATCCTCCTCTGAGGCCAGCACTGACCTCCACAGTGCTGTATCCCACTTACACTCCTCGTTCAGGGAGCTCCAGGCTAGGCTGTACTCGGCTCAGACTGAGTGCTGTAGGAGACACCAAGCTGAATTCTCCTGGATTAGGCTTAAAGGGAGGTTCTGGATCCCACCAAGCCAACTTCTGGGCCTGTGCCATTCCCAAAGCTCTGCCTCCATCTCCAGACAGGCGCTCTGCAAGCTGGAATCCAAACCAAGAGTACCAGGCCCTGCTGGACTACACCTACCCTCTGAGACCTGGACATGTGGACAGAGAGTGGGACAGCTCCAAGCTGCAGGGAGACGCTCTTCTCCAGACAGACTCCAACCTGCAGGATTCAGGGATTGGACTGGACCAGTCTAACCCTGACTGCCTGTCAGGGTTAGACTTCTCTGGATGTGGGCCAATGCAGActagaggaggaaggagggcaGGTTACAGGTCACCTGACTTCCAGGGTTTCTCTACATCCTCAGACAGTCCGCCCTCCGGTACCCCACTCTGTCACACTGGTCCGGTGAGGTTTTCTTTGGACAGTTTGGACTGCAGCAGGGATGGAGGTGAGACAAGTCCTCACAGGAGGGATGGTGACCCATTTCAGCTTCGAGCAGAGTCCCCGTCCACTTCCAGGTGTCTTATACCGTCCACTTCCAGGTCCTTCATCCGCTCCACCAGCATCCTGCCGCGCTCCAGGTGTGTTTGTGGGGAGAATGATGAAGAATTCTGGCCTCTTCCGGAGCAACTGgaagagctgcagcagctgtccAGACAG GTGAGGGAGGTTACGGCCAAGCTGAGTCCACCTGTGAGGGCCAGCACTGACTCCTTTGACAGGTGTACAATGTCCATCCTGTCCTCTATCAGCTTGGCTGGGAAacaggaagaggatgaagaacCAACGAAGGACAAAGAAGACGCACATGAAGGGAATCAAAGGAGAGCTGCTCACACAG CAGCCAATCGCGTGGACTCAGAGACGTTGAGGAGCTGTTGTGGTACCAGGACAGAACCTAGTAGAGGAGGCCTGACTCAGTCCAGTGCTCTGGAGGTGGAGGCTTTGGTGGAGCAACTATGTAGTTCTATCCTGTCTGACAGCCAGGGGGGTCAGGAGAAGAGCTCGACTCTGATGCACCACGTCCAG AGCTTCTGTTCCCACCTAGAGCTGCTCATCCAGCAGCTATATGCAGTGTCCAAGAGGATGGATCAGCTGGCTGCACCAGCTGTGGATGAAGACCCTGTGGCTGCTTCTCCGGATGACTATCAG AGAGTCTTGAGCCACCAGCAGCCCCTGACTTCCTGCGTCCTGCAGGCTGGACGTCATCTCCTCGGCTGCATCAACACCACCTCTCCAT ttttaagaGACACCCTTCTGCTGATTGAGaggcagtctggagccctgcagaCCCACACCGACCACCCCGACACAGCCAACACGGTCCAGTCCAGCTGA